GGATCAGTCGAACGAGAGCTGGCAGGCGGTCGCCGCGACCTGTGCCGGAACGTAGGCGCGGCGCAGGACCCAGTAGCACTCCTCGAACGAGCCGGCATCGCACGCGTCGTGCGCGAGCCAGGGCTCGACGTTGTATTCGCCCACCGCGTAGTCCATGCAGGCGCCGAAATCATTCGCCGTCACCGGTGCCGCTGACGCTGTCGCCGCCGACGCGGTGATCGCGCCCGCCGCGAGCACCGCCGCCGCTAGTGCCTTGCCGAACATTCCCGTACCTCCTGGTCCGCGCGAGGTCGCTCGCGCAGGACCAGTCAACGAGACGGGCTCGGGAGGGCACCAGGGCAGCGCGGCGCGATCAGTCAACGGCGCAGGCGCCGTCATCCCGCCGGGCGGCCCGAATGACTGTTCGTAGTTCGGCGATCACGCTGCGTTCCCCCTCTTGCGCAAGGGGAGCACCCGGTCCCGAGGCGGGTCAGCGGAGGCCGAACCCGCCGTCCTGCCCGGGACGGCGCCGCCGCAGGTAGCGCTCGAACTCGGCGGCGATCTTGTCGCCGGAGACCTCTTCCATGGTGAAATCGGTCTCGGCGTCGCCGCGTTCCTCGAGGCCGCGCACGTACTCGCTGATTTCCTCGTCCTCGTCGGCCATCTCGCTGACCGTCTGCTGCCACTCCTCGGCCTGCTCCGGCAGCGCGCCCAGCGGGATCTCGACGTCGAGCACGTCCTCCAGCTTGTGCAGCAGCGCCAGCGTCGCCTTCGGGGACGGCGGGTGCGAGACGTAGTGCGGCACCGCGGCCCAGATGGACACCGCCGGGATGCCCGCCTGCACGCAGTAGTCCTGCAGGATCCCGACGATCCCGGTCGGGCCCTGGTAGTTGCTCACCTCGAGCCGGTACTTGCTCGCGGTGTCCTTGTCGTAGGCCGTCCCGGTGACCGGGACGGGCCGGGTGTGCGCGGTGTCGGCCAGCAGGGCGCCGAGCGCGACCACCATCGCCACGTCCAGTTCCTGGACGTGCTCCACGATCTCCGCGCAGAACTTCCGCCAGCGCATGTTCGGCTCCGGGCCCTGCACCAGCACCAGGTCGCGGTCGAAGCCCTCGGGGCGGCACACCGACAGCCGCGTGGTCGGCCATTCGACCCGCCGGGTGATGCCGTCGACCATCTTCACGGTGGGGCGGCTGACCTGGAAATCGTAGTAGTCGTCCGGCTCGATCTCGGCCAGCGGCGTCGCGTCCCAGGTGAGCTGGAGGTGTTCGATCGCCTGGCTGGCCGCGTCGCCTGCGTCATTCCAGCCTTCGAAGGCGAGGATCATGATCGGGCGTTGGGCATCGGCGCGGTCCTGCTCCGGGTCGCCGGGCCGCGGGGTGTCGTCGACAGGCTCACTCACCTGACCAGCCTACGGCCTTGGCCACCTACGCTGCGCAGCGTGTCCGCCCCCGCGTGTCACAGGCCGGGTGTGGCCCCGCTCACGGCGGTCCGCGTGGGACGCTGGGGAGGAGCGCGCCCGGCCGGGGCGCGGCACCGGACAAGGAGAAACTGTGACTGCACCGTCCTCTTCGGACGGACTGGCGGCTGTCCTCTGGGACATGGACGGCACCCTCGTCGATTCCGAGAAACTGTGGGACGTCGCGCTGTACGAGGCCGCCGAGGCGCTCGGCGGCACGCTTTCGGAGGAAGTCCGGATGACGCTCGTGGGGTCCAACATGGACGCCACCGCCACCGTGCTGCTGGAGCAGACCGGCCGCCCGGTCACGCCGGAAGCGGTCGCGGAAACGGGGGAGTGGATCCGCCGCCGCACCGCCGGGCTGTTCGACGACGCGCTGCCCTGGCGTCCGGGCGCGCGCGAGGCGCTGGCCGCGGTCCGCGCGGCCGGGCTCAAGTCCGCGCTGGTCACCTCCACCGAACGGGCGCTGACCGAACTCGCGCTCGACACGATCGGGCGGGATTTCTTCGACGTCACGGTCTGCGGCGACGAGGTCGACGGCCAGAACAAACCTCTCCCGCGCCCGTACCTGAAGGCCGCCGAGCTGCTCGGCGTCGCGCCGGAGCGGTGCGTCGCGGTCGAGGACTCGCCGCCGGGCGCGGAGTCGGCGGAAAGCGCTGGTTGCACGGTGCTCGTCGTGCCCAACGACGTCGCCGTCCCGGACGGTCCGCGCCGGGTGTTCCGCACGTCGCTGGCCGGTGTCGGCGTGCCCGAGCTGGCCGCGCTGCTGCCGTCGCTGTGACCTCGGCGGCTTCCGGGTCACCCGGAGCGGCGCGGACGAGCGCGGGATGAAAGGATTCGGCCCCGTGAAGACCTTCGATGAGCTGTTCGCGGAGCTTGCCGAGCGCGCGCGTACCCGTCCCGACGGGTCCGGCACCGTCGCCGCACTGGACGCCGGAGTGCACGCCCAGGGCAAGAAGGTGCTCGAAGAGGCGGGCGAGGTGTGGATCGCCGCCGAGCATGAATCCGACGAGCGGCTGTCGGAGGAGATCTCGCAACTGCTGTACCGGGTGCAGGTGCTCATGCTCGGCCGGGGAATCTCGACCGAGGACGTGTACCGCTACCTGTGACGCGCTCGCGCACCGGAGACCGAGGAGAGACCGAAATGCTGCGTGTTGCCGTGCCGAACAAGGGAGCCCTCGCCGCCGCGTCGGCGGAGATGCTTTCCGAGGCGGGCTACCGCAAGCGACATGACGGCAAGGACCTGACCGTGCTCGACCCGGTCAACGAGGTCGAGTTCTTCTTCCTCCGCCCCAAGGACATCGCCATCTACGTCGGTTCCGGCGAGCTGGACCTCGGCATCACCGGGCGCGACCTCGCGCTCGATTCCGGGGCCCCGGTCGACGAGGTGCTCGCGCTCGGGTTCGGCGCGTCGACGTTCCGGTACGCCGCCCCCGCCGGACGGGACTGGAAACCGGCCGACCTGCAGGGAAAACGGCTCGCGACGTCGTACCCGCGGCTGGTCCGCGACGACCTCGCGCGGCACGGCGTCGAGGCGGAGGTGATCCGGCTCGACGGCGCGGTGGAGATCTCGATCCAGCTCGGCGTCGCGGACGCGATCGCGGACGTCGTCGAGTCCGGGCGGTCGCTGCGGCAGCACAATCTCGTCGCGTTCGGCGAGCCGATCTGCGCTTCCGAAGCGGTGCTGCTGCAGCGCGCCGGCAGCGAAGGCTCGCGGGCCAAGTCGCAGCTGGCGGCTCGGCTGCAGGGCGTGGTTTTCGCGCAGCACTACATGATGCTCGACTACGACTGCCCGCGGGACATCCTCGAGCAGGCCATTTCGATCACGCCGGGCCTGGAGTCGCCGACGGTGGCGCCGCTGGCGGACGAGAAGTGGGTCGCGGTCCGGGCGATGGTGCCGCGCAAGGAAGTCAACCGGATCATGGACGAACTGGCCGAAACCGGCGCGAAAGCCGTGCTGGCCTCCGACATTCGGTCTTGCCGGTTGTAGGGAACTGCTTGCGCAGAGGGCGTCTTCTCTTCGGAGGGGACGCCCTCTGTCGCATGTGGACGGTGCTCAGCGCGGGCGGTTCGGCCGCTTCGGCATCAGGTCGTACAGCTTCTTGCGCGCGCCGTTGTCGTTGACGTTGCGGGCGACCGCGACCTCGGAGATGAAGTCCTCGAAGACGAACTCGTCGTCCGCCGGAACCTCCGTGGGGCCGGGGTTCTGCGCCAGGTACCCGTCCAAGGTCTCGGCGATTTCCCGGAACGACACCGCCTGGATGGTTTCCGGCGCGAAGGTGGTGACCGGGACGCCGTGCGCGGCCGCCTCGTTCATCACGACGCCGAGCGGGATGTGCGACAGCATGGGGACGCCGAAGGAGTACATCTCCTGCAGCGCGGCCGCGGCGTAGTGCGAGATCGGGCGGCGGTACAGGCCGGGCACGATGCCGAACCAGGCGATGGGGTTGCGGCCGGTGGTCTGCTCGACGTAGCGGACCTGCTCCGACAGCAGGCGCAGCGCCCGGATGCTCGTCTTGTCCGGCTGGACCGGCACCAGGATGCCGTGCGACGCGGCGAGCGCGTTGTTCGTCAGCACGTCCTGGGCCGGCGGGCAGTCGATGATCACGTGGTCGTAGTGCGCGAACTGGATCACGCGCGCCAGCTGCCAGCCGGGCACCCGGAACTGGTCCAGCCTGCGGATCAGGTCGAACATGCCCGGCGACGTCGGGATCACGTCGAACGCTCCGCCGCGGCCCAGGTTGCTGCGCGGATGCGGGACGGCCAGCTGCTCGATCGGGCCCTTCCACAGCTTGGTCAGCGCCTTCGCCAGGCTGGGCGCGTCGGCGGGGACCTCGTCCATGCCGAGCATCTCGGTCGTCGCGTGCCCCTGCGGGTCGAGGTCGACGAGCAGGACCCGCCTGCCGCGTTCGGCGAGGGCCGCCGCCGCGCCCACGCTCAGCGAGGTTTTGCCCACCCCGCCCTTCTGGTTGACCACCGAGGTGATCTGCATGCCGGAGCGCTCCCTTGTCGGTCGTTCCGCGAAGGCTATCGGACTTGCCCGCCGCGGCGCGCTCATCCGCCCCCGGCCTGTCGCGGACGCACCAGCAAAGCCTGCGCTCCGGTGCCGACCGGACCGGAACGATCGTGCAGCGTGCTCGTCGCGGTCCCGATCCCGTGCGCCCCGACCAGCGTGACCGCGTCGAGCCCGATCCACTCGCCCTCGGGGAGCCGGCGCAGGTGCACGGTCAGCTCGGAGTTGATGAACCACCAGTCCGCAGCCGGCAGGAAATGCGACACGCCGTTGCCGGAGTCGGCGATGGCGAACAGCCGCTGCAGGCCGGTCGGCTCCTCGCCGTCGACCAGCGGATACCGCTGCCGCGCCCACACCGCGGCCGGGCCCGGCCCGTTGATCGCGCCGCGAACCGAACGCCACTCGATCGCGTGCAGGTAGCCGCCCAGCCAGTCGTCCGGGAAGGCCGCTTCGCTGCCCGCCTCGGCCGCGGGCAGCAGCGGACCGCCGTCCGTGGCGATGTCGGTGGTGTCGGACGTCGCGATCCGCCATCCGGACGCCCGCGCGACCGTCCGGCCGTTCGCCGCCAGCTCGGACTGGACCAATTCGACCGTCCGCCCCGGCCGTTCGATCCACGACCGCTGCTCCAGCTCGCCCACCGGAGCCGGGCCGAGGATCTCGACGGTGACCCGGGCCAGCTGCGCCGGATGCCGCGATTCCAGCCGCTCGAGCCCGCGCACGAGCAGCGCCGACGGCGGCCCGAAATGCTGTGCTCCGGGACTCCACGGACCGGTGGTGTGCTCAGTCGCCTCGTACCGCTCGCCGCCCAGCGGGAGGAAGAACGCGTCGCCCATCAGTCGGCCCGGTCCAATACCGTCTCCTCGCCCGGATCCGGCTCGGGCCAGCCCGGATACTCCGGCGGCGTCCCGCCGAACTCGGGGCAGTGCGCCTGGTGATCGCACCACGAGCACAGCTTGCCCTTGTTCGGCCGGAAATCGCCGGTCTTGCCCGCCTTCAGGATCGCCTGCCAGATCGCCTCCAGCGTGCGCTCGAACCGGACCAGCTCCGCCTCGTCCGGCGTGTACGCCAGCGACTGGCCGTCGGTCAGGTACATCAGCTTCAGCTGCCGCGGGACGACCCCGCGCAGGCGCCACAGCACCAGCGCGTAGAACTTCATCTGGAAGAGTGCTTTGGCCTCGCCGATTTCGCGCGGAGCCGCGCCGGTTTTGTAGTCCACGACCCGGATTTCGCCGGTCGGCGCGACATCCACCCGGTCGATGTACCCGCGCAGCAGCACGCCCGAGCCCAGCTCGATCTCGACGTGCAGCTCGCACGCCTCCGGCTCCAGCCGGCGCGGATCTTCCAGCTCGAAATACGAATCCAGCAGCTTTTCGGCCGAGGCCAGCCACTTGTCGGTCTCCCCGGGTTCGCCGTCCGCGAACAGCTCCGTCCACTCCGGACTCTCGGCGGACAGCTCCGTCCACGTCGGCGCCAGCAGCTCTTTCGCCCGGGGAGCGACCCGTTCGGCGGCGGGCAGCGCGAAAAGCCGCTCCAGAACCGCGTGGACGAGCGTGCCGCGCAGCTGCGCCCGGGTGGGCACCTCCGGCAGCCGGTCGACCGCGCGGAACCGGTAGAGCAGCGGGCACTGCTTGAAGTCGCTCGCCCGGGACGGCGACAACGCGGGCCGCCTCCGGGCAGGCGCGTCGGCCCCGGGAGGGGTGGTGACCGTTGCGGTGTCGGACATGGGGCAGAGCGTAACGCCGGGGTACGACAATTGTGTTTGCCCCGGCTCAGCCGGGGCGTGCGGGATCGCCTTCAAGCCGACGTTTGGGCTGAGCGGCGTGAGGGCCTTCGGCCTGTCACGCCGCTCAGCCCAAACGTCGGCGCGATCCCGCGTTCGGGTCGGGTTGGGCCTGGCTGGCTGGGTTGAAGGGGCTGGGTTGAGGGCAGGGGCGGGCATGTCGTGCGTGGGTAAGGCCAGGGTGGTGGGGAAGCCGGGCGGGATGACGTCGCAGGGGGGCCACTGCCACCGAGTTCGGG
The nucleotide sequence above comes from Amycolatopsis sp. AA4. Encoded proteins:
- a CDS encoding PAC2 family protein; translation: MSEPVDDTPRPGDPEQDRADAQRPIMILAFEGWNDAGDAASQAIEHLQLTWDATPLAEIEPDDYYDFQVSRPTVKMVDGITRRVEWPTTRLSVCRPEGFDRDLVLVQGPEPNMRWRKFCAEIVEHVQELDVAMVVALGALLADTAHTRPVPVTGTAYDKDTASKYRLEVSNYQGPTGIVGILQDYCVQAGIPAVSIWAAVPHYVSHPPSPKATLALLHKLEDVLDVEIPLGALPEQAEEWQQTVSEMADEDEEISEYVRGLEERGDAETDFTMEEVSGDKIAAEFERYLRRRRPGQDGGFGLR
- a CDS encoding HAD family phosphatase, with amino-acid sequence MTAPSSSDGLAAVLWDMDGTLVDSEKLWDVALYEAAEALGGTLSEEVRMTLVGSNMDATATVLLEQTGRPVTPEAVAETGEWIRRRTAGLFDDALPWRPGAREALAAVRAAGLKSALVTSTERALTELALDTIGRDFFDVTVCGDEVDGQNKPLPRPYLKAAELLGVAPERCVAVEDSPPGAESAESAGCTVLVVPNDVAVPDGPRRVFRTSLAGVGVPELAALLPSL
- a CDS encoding phosphoribosyl-ATP diphosphatase, whose protein sequence is MKTFDELFAELAERARTRPDGSGTVAALDAGVHAQGKKVLEEAGEVWIAAEHESDERLSEEISQLLYRVQVLMLGRGISTEDVYRYL
- the hisG gene encoding ATP phosphoribosyltransferase; protein product: MLRVAVPNKGALAAASAEMLSEAGYRKRHDGKDLTVLDPVNEVEFFFLRPKDIAIYVGSGELDLGITGRDLALDSGAPVDEVLALGFGASTFRYAAPAGRDWKPADLQGKRLATSYPRLVRDDLARHGVEAEVIRLDGAVEISIQLGVADAIADVVESGRSLRQHNLVAFGEPICASEAVLLQRAGSEGSRAKSQLAARLQGVVFAQHYMMLDYDCPRDILEQAISITPGLESPTVAPLADEKWVAVRAMVPRKEVNRIMDELAETGAKAVLASDIRSCRL
- a CDS encoding ParA family protein, whose protein sequence is MQITSVVNQKGGVGKTSLSVGAAAALAERGRRVLLVDLDPQGHATTEMLGMDEVPADAPSLAKALTKLWKGPIEQLAVPHPRSNLGRGGAFDVIPTSPGMFDLIRRLDQFRVPGWQLARVIQFAHYDHVIIDCPPAQDVLTNNALAASHGILVPVQPDKTSIRALRLLSEQVRYVEQTTGRNPIAWFGIVPGLYRRPISHYAAAALQEMYSFGVPMLSHIPLGVVMNEAAAHGVPVTTFAPETIQAVSFREIAETLDGYLAQNPGPTEVPADDEFVFEDFISEVAVARNVNDNGARKKLYDLMPKRPNRPR
- a CDS encoding thioesterase family protein, with translation MGDAFFLPLGGERYEATEHTTGPWSPGAQHFGPPSALLVRGLERLESRHPAQLARVTVEILGPAPVGELEQRSWIERPGRTVELVQSELAANGRTVARASGWRIATSDTTDIATDGGPLLPAAEAGSEAAFPDDWLGGYLHAIEWRSVRGAINGPGPAAVWARQRYPLVDGEEPTGLQRLFAIADSGNGVSHFLPAADWWFINSELTVHLRRLPEGEWIGLDAVTLVGAHGIGTATSTLHDRSGPVGTGAQALLVRPRQAGGG
- a CDS encoding RecB family exonuclease; protein product: MSDTATVTTPPGADAPARRRPALSPSRASDFKQCPLLYRFRAVDRLPEVPTRAQLRGTLVHAVLERLFALPAAERVAPRAKELLAPTWTELSAESPEWTELFADGEPGETDKWLASAEKLLDSYFELEDPRRLEPEACELHVEIELGSGVLLRGYIDRVDVAPTGEIRVVDYKTGAAPREIGEAKALFQMKFYALVLWRLRGVVPRQLKLMYLTDGQSLAYTPDEAELVRFERTLEAIWQAILKAGKTGDFRPNKGKLCSWCDHQAHCPEFGGTPPEYPGWPEPDPGEETVLDRAD